Proteins from a genomic interval of Sphingobacterium lactis:
- a CDS encoding CcmD family protein, whose amino-acid sequence MKNILYTIAALLMFCNQSFAQGKVEMADGLRAEGKIYVVVLVMLVIFSAVATYLFILDRKVSKLEKDR is encoded by the coding sequence ATGAAAAATATCCTATATACAATCGCTGCCTTACTGATGTTCTGCAACCAGAGCTTCGCACAGGGCAAAGTGGAAATGGCTGATGGTCTACGCGCCGAAGGAAAGATTTATGTCGTTGTGCTGGTGATGCTGGTGATTTTCTCGGCCGTTGCCACCTACCTTTTTATCCTTGACCGCAAGGTTTCGAAATTAGAAAAAGACAGATAA
- a CDS encoding DUF6427 family protein produces MIINQHRTLSGLNIFLVTLVGTILCLGVYLHLPDKLTPVLVEPGLNRLLGLHIGEDLNPQLNVIITLLLTLFQAFYLNRVVNHYNLLGKPSFLTSLMFMTLVSLFIPFLVLSPTLICNFITIWMLQKLFNIYKHVDVKGTMFDLGLIVALGSLIYFPFIVMLLLIWGSLIIFRPFDWREWFTPLLGVITIYFLLAVAYFWLERMDEFYQIFIPFTYNLPTRLDMDMNDYFVLIPIVISLGGFLFILKDNFFKSVVQIRKSFQLLFIMLVLIFGSFYLNAERSINHFLLAVPPLSIYLAYFFTHAKMKWFYETLYVVILLTIIYFQFF; encoded by the coding sequence ATGATCATTAACCAACACCGTACGCTATCAGGATTGAACATTTTCCTTGTTACGCTTGTTGGTACCATATTATGTCTGGGTGTATATCTTCACCTGCCGGATAAATTGACCCCCGTATTGGTGGAACCCGGTCTGAACAGACTGTTGGGTCTCCATATCGGTGAGGATCTCAATCCACAGCTGAACGTAATTATTACCCTATTGCTGACCCTATTTCAGGCATTTTACCTCAATAGGGTTGTCAACCATTACAATCTTTTGGGGAAACCCAGCTTCCTGACCTCCCTCATGTTCATGACCTTGGTCAGCTTGTTCATCCCATTCCTGGTCCTTTCTCCTACGCTGATCTGTAATTTCATTACCATCTGGATGTTGCAGAAACTCTTCAACATCTATAAGCATGTGGACGTGAAGGGCACCATGTTCGACTTGGGCTTGATCGTGGCGTTGGGAAGTCTGATCTATTTCCCATTTATCGTGATGTTGCTGCTTATCTGGGGAAGCTTGATCATCTTCCGTCCCTTCGATTGGCGGGAATGGTTTACCCCGCTATTGGGTGTGATAACTATCTACTTCCTACTGGCAGTAGCCTATTTCTGGTTGGAACGGATGGATGAATTCTATCAGATTTTCATTCCATTCACGTATAACCTGCCCACACGTTTGGACATGGACATGAATGATTATTTCGTGCTCATCCCGATTGTCATATCCTTGGGAGGCTTTCTGTTCATCCTAAAAGACAACTTCTTTAAAAGTGTGGTGCAGATCAGAAAGAGCTTTCAATTGCTGTTCATCATGTTGGTGCTCATCTTCGGTTCATTCTATCTGAATGCAGAACGGTCCATCAACCATTTCCTGCTGGCCGTTCCTCCCCTGTCCATCTACTTGGCATATTTCTTCACCCATGCCAAAATGAAATGGTTCTACGAAACACTTTATGTGGTCATTTTACTGACGATAATCTACTTTCAATTTTTCTAA
- the lptC gene encoding LPS export ABC transporter periplasmic protein LptC, producing MSLKRFKISRFLPLTLVLLGAILSIACENDAKDIDRLANIKAEEAVDISKDVTVVYSDSAQVKAELKAPEMRVYHDSTGSYEFKKGVQIIFFDEFAKEMQRITSKYAIQRTESGITEFRNDVVITKVDGTVIKTEELIYDENQKKYYGSQPITAEYNDGRTSAQGTSFTSDANFNDIRFTNGTAIHFPTTDSQLPGFGN from the coding sequence ATGAGTTTGAAAAGATTCAAGATATCACGATTTTTGCCCCTAACATTAGTTTTGCTAGGGGCAATCTTGTCAATTGCCTGTGAAAATGACGCCAAGGATATCGACCGCCTGGCAAATATCAAGGCGGAAGAGGCTGTTGATATCTCTAAGGATGTGACGGTGGTCTACAGCGATTCGGCACAGGTGAAAGCTGAGCTGAAAGCTCCCGAGATGCGTGTGTATCATGACAGTACCGGTAGCTATGAATTCAAGAAAGGTGTGCAGATCATCTTTTTCGATGAATTTGCGAAGGAAATGCAGCGCATTACGTCAAAGTATGCCATCCAGCGTACCGAGAGCGGTATTACGGAGTTCCGCAACGATGTGGTGATTACCAAGGTGGATGGAACGGTCATCAAAACGGAGGAGCTGATCTACGACGAAAACCAGAAGAAGTACTACGGTAGTCAGCCCATTACCGCTGAATACAACGACGGAAGGACGTCTGCGCAGGGAACTTCCTTCACATCGGATGCCAACTTCAATGATATCCGATTCACCAACGGCACCGCGATTCACTTCCCGACCACAGACTCCCAATTGCCAGGATTTGGAAACTAA
- a CDS encoding SurA N-terminal domain-containing protein encodes MGLMTYLRNKAGLVIFVIGLAIVAFLLGDAINVGKPFWQSSQNEVGSVNGEGIDYQLFNAQVDQANAMYQQQMGGASNPQMRNFAVQQVWNQFLTQNLLNQEMEKIGIEVGKDELNSLLFGNNPSPQILQSFGNPQTGQVDKNYLNQVIEQAKTNPQVKQEWEMLLQNIKNERLNQKYTTLINNSVYTTSLEAEYDYNARQKLSNFKYVMLDYASVNDSQIKLTDADYKEYYDKNKKAFKNPEETRTLEYVLFDAKPNAADSALVLGEMQKLKTELQASTSDSVFVTTHADNRLPVRYYTKGQLSPALDSVVFKTAPGTVVGPFLSDNAYEIAKVIAVKNSPDSVNISSIVINPMAEGGMDKAMVKADSIKNLITGGANFAALAVEFSADPNSKNNGGEMGTFTRGMIPELEEVMFDGTAGDVKVVPTNNAVHIIKINRQIGNSQIAKLAIVDKSINSGKETTDAAYAKANSFFTAVNKDNFNDIAKQQNVTVNKNDRTLAMDNMLGGVEVPRDMVRWAFEAENGEVSDKVYETNDNFIVARVTNIQPKGQQPLESVKSNIEPLVKNMVKARMLKEKMNNALNGAGSIEQVAQKLGKNVQTVENVVLANPVIPGIAVENAVVGTVFGLQPNKPSKSIEGKQGVYAVQVTGFVNPKALAGDELAAQQKQISEAKSQRSWGTILKALQDNAKIVDNRIKFF; translated from the coding sequence ATGGGATTAATGACCTATTTGCGGAACAAAGCGGGACTAGTAATTTTCGTGATTGGTTTAGCAATCGTTGCCTTCTTATTAGGGGATGCAATCAACGTGGGAAAACCATTTTGGCAGAGCAGCCAGAATGAGGTGGGTAGCGTAAATGGTGAAGGTATAGACTACCAACTGTTCAATGCACAGGTAGACCAAGCCAATGCCATGTACCAGCAGCAAATGGGTGGTGCTTCCAATCCGCAGATGCGCAACTTCGCCGTTCAACAGGTGTGGAATCAATTCTTGACCCAAAACCTCTTGAACCAAGAGATGGAGAAAATCGGAATTGAAGTAGGCAAGGATGAATTGAACAGCTTATTGTTCGGAAACAATCCTTCCCCACAGATTCTACAATCCTTCGGGAACCCTCAGACAGGACAGGTGGACAAAAATTACCTGAACCAGGTAATTGAGCAAGCAAAAACCAACCCTCAGGTAAAACAGGAATGGGAAATGTTGCTGCAGAATATCAAGAACGAACGTTTAAATCAAAAATACACAACGTTAATCAACAACAGTGTCTATACGACTTCCTTGGAAGCAGAATATGATTACAATGCACGTCAGAAACTGTCAAACTTCAAATACGTAATGTTGGATTATGCATCAGTGAATGATTCACAGATCAAATTGACAGATGCTGATTACAAAGAATATTACGATAAAAACAAGAAAGCCTTCAAAAACCCTGAAGAAACACGTACGTTGGAGTATGTTCTTTTTGATGCGAAACCAAATGCAGCGGATTCCGCTTTGGTACTTGGCGAAATGCAGAAATTGAAAACGGAACTGCAGGCTTCTACCAGTGACTCGGTTTTCGTAACGACACATGCGGACAACAGACTTCCAGTTCGTTATTATACCAAAGGACAATTGAGCCCAGCTTTGGACTCTGTAGTTTTCAAAACTGCACCAGGCACGGTAGTAGGTCCATTCCTTTCCGACAACGCATACGAGATCGCGAAAGTTATCGCGGTTAAGAACAGCCCTGACTCCGTAAACATCAGCTCCATTGTGATCAATCCAATGGCAGAAGGTGGTATGGATAAAGCCATGGTGAAAGCAGATTCCATTAAAAACTTGATTACCGGAGGTGCTAACTTTGCTGCCTTGGCAGTAGAATTCAGCGCTGATCCGAACAGCAAGAACAATGGCGGTGAAATGGGCACATTTACCCGCGGCATGATTCCTGAATTGGAAGAAGTGATGTTCGACGGTACAGCTGGTGATGTAAAAGTTGTCCCTACGAACAACGCTGTTCATATCATCAAGATCAACAGACAGATCGGTAACTCACAGATTGCGAAATTGGCGATCGTGGATAAATCCATCAACTCGGGCAAAGAAACTACAGATGCCGCTTATGCAAAAGCGAACAGTTTCTTCACTGCCGTGAATAAAGACAACTTTAATGATATCGCTAAGCAACAAAACGTAACGGTTAACAAAAACGACCGCACCTTGGCCATGGATAATATGCTAGGTGGCGTTGAAGTTCCTCGCGACATGGTACGTTGGGCTTTCGAAGCAGAAAACGGCGAAGTGAGCGATAAAGTTTACGAAACGAACGACAACTTCATCGTTGCACGTGTTACAAACATCCAACCAAAAGGACAGCAACCTTTGGAATCTGTAAAATCGAATATCGAGCCTTTGGTTAAGAACATGGTGAAAGCACGTATGTTGAAAGAGAAGATGAACAATGCCTTGAACGGTGCCGGTTCTATTGAGCAGGTAGCGCAGAAATTGGGCAAGAATGTACAGACGGTAGAGAATGTCGTGCTTGCTAACCCAGTTATTCCGGGTATCGCGGTGGAAAACGCAGTCGTAGGTACTGTATTCGGTCTTCAGCCGAACAAGCCATCCAAATCCATTGAAGGTAAACAAGGCGTATATGCAGTTCAAGTAACGGGATTTGTAAATCCTAAAGCTTTAGCTGGTGATGAGTTAGCTGCACAGCAAAAGCAGATCTCAGAAGCCAAGTCACAACGTTCATGGGGGACTATCCTAAAAGCATTACAGGACAATGCGAAGATTGTTGACAATCGCATTAAGTTCTTTTAA
- a CDS encoding DUF2480 family protein → MEIQETIINKVAQSGLITIDLADHAPKAPIEIYDIKDNLFHGLILKEKDFREFIKNHDWTQYKDKHIGIICSTDAIVPTWAYMLLATKLENIALSIHFGDEEYVRKVLFDHALATFDYSQYVDQRIVIKGCGDIPVPESAFVTFTAQLSKVAKSIMYGEPCSTVPVFKRKS, encoded by the coding sequence ATGGAAATTCAAGAAACAATCATCAATAAGGTCGCTCAAAGTGGTTTAATTACCATTGATCTTGCCGATCATGCACCCAAGGCACCTATTGAAATCTATGATATCAAGGACAACCTATTCCATGGCTTGATCTTAAAGGAAAAGGATTTCCGCGAATTCATCAAGAATCACGACTGGACACAATATAAGGACAAACATATCGGCATCATCTGTTCCACCGATGCGATCGTTCCTACTTGGGCATACATGCTACTGGCAACCAAGCTGGAGAATATTGCGCTATCCATTCATTTCGGAGATGAAGAGTATGTCCGCAAGGTCCTGTTCGATCACGCACTTGCAACTTTTGACTACAGCCAATATGTGGACCAACGGATCGTGATCAAGGGTTGTGGAGATATTCCCGTTCCGGAGTCAGCCTTCGTAACCTTTACGGCCCAATTGAGTAAGGTTGCCAAAAGTATTATGTACGGCGAGCCCTGCTCCACCGTGCCTGTCTTCAAGAGAAAGTCTTAA
- a CDS encoding DUF3108 domain-containing protein, with amino-acid sequence MKRLLLFIPICVLLIGSSFAQTLPYLKEPTYQVGEVLKYKLRYGIISAATGTLSVEKSKHSFGVKNPIHLNAFGQTSGAFSKFYTVKNQYDSYIDQDTFLPILYTENIRENKYRRVEYATFDHKARKVNGKKGNFSSPSAQTFDLVSAYYFSRNLDFSKLKSGEKFKITYFLNDEVAQLGVEYIGVEKVKTVLGELECIKLSPEITPGRIFKKSSRLYLWVTNDGNRIPVKAQVEILIGSVTMELVSADGLKYPLGKRVSYSK; translated from the coding sequence ATGAAAAGATTATTACTATTTATCCCGATCTGTGTTTTGCTGATCGGTTCATCCTTCGCGCAGACCCTTCCGTATTTGAAAGAACCGACCTATCAAGTTGGGGAAGTATTGAAATATAAACTGCGCTACGGTATTATTTCCGCAGCAACAGGAACTCTTTCCGTGGAGAAGTCCAAACATAGCTTTGGCGTGAAAAACCCCATCCATTTAAATGCTTTCGGGCAGACATCGGGTGCTTTTTCAAAATTCTATACGGTAAAGAATCAATACGATTCGTACATCGACCAGGATACGTTCCTACCGATCTTATATACCGAGAATATTCGCGAGAACAAGTACCGCCGCGTGGAATACGCAACATTTGACCACAAGGCCAGAAAGGTTAATGGCAAGAAAGGTAACTTCTCGAGTCCTTCGGCACAGACCTTCGACCTGGTTTCGGCCTATTATTTCTCCAGAAATCTGGATTTCTCGAAGTTGAAATCGGGGGAAAAGTTTAAGATCACCTACTTCCTGAACGATGAAGTGGCTCAACTTGGCGTGGAGTACATCGGGGTGGAAAAGGTAAAAACCGTCCTTGGCGAATTGGAGTGTATCAAGCTCAGTCCGGAAATTACGCCCGGAAGAATCTTTAAAAAGAGCAGTCGTTTGTATCTTTGGGTCACCAACGATGGTAACCGGATCCCTGTAAAGGCACAGGTGGAGATCCTAATCGGATCGGTTACGATGGAATTGGTGAGTGCCGATGGATTGAAATACCCGTTGGGCAAACGCGTAAGTTATTCAAAATAA
- a CDS encoding DUF3109 family protein — MIEVGNVLVHEDIINNDFVCNLSKCKGICCIEGDAGAPLTEAETKILEEIYPKVKPYLTEAGIQAIEEQGTSVVDADGDLTTTCVGGNKECAYVTWENGITKCGIEKAYEMGDVQWKKPISCHLYPIRATHYPEFDVLHYDRWYICKDACSFGQELKIPVYKFLKDPLIREYGEEWYAQLENTLASQA; from the coding sequence ATGATAGAAGTAGGAAATGTCCTTGTTCATGAAGACATCATCAACAATGACTTTGTGTGTAACCTGAGTAAATGTAAGGGCATCTGCTGTATTGAGGGCGATGCTGGGGCTCCGTTAACGGAAGCCGAAACCAAGATATTGGAAGAAATCTACCCGAAAGTAAAACCTTACCTGACCGAAGCCGGTATCCAGGCCATTGAAGAGCAGGGCACCTCGGTCGTTGACGCCGATGGTGACCTGACGACGACCTGCGTCGGTGGCAATAAAGAATGTGCCTATGTGACCTGGGAAAATGGCATCACCAAATGTGGCATCGAAAAAGCCTATGAAATGGGGGATGTACAATGGAAGAAACCTATTTCCTGCCACCTCTACCCTATCCGGGCAACCCATTACCCTGAGTTTGACGTACTGCATTATGACCGTTGGTATATCTGTAAAGATGCCTGTTCTTTTGGGCAGGAACTCAAAATCCCGGTCTACAAATTCCTAAAAGATCCGCTCATCCGGGAATATGGTGAAGAATGGTATGCTCAGCTTGAAAATACCTTAGCTTCTCAAGCATAA
- a CDS encoding polyprenyl synthetase family protein, with product MLTLDEIQLPIKEHLKRFEKTFKASMQSSVPLLDRITRYIIKQKGKQMRPMFVFFSAGLVGGIKESTYHGASLVELLHTASLVHDDVVDNANERRGFFSINALWKNKVAVLVGDFLLSKGLLLSVKNKEFELLRIVSEAVEEMSEGELLQIEKARHLDIKEEIYYEIIRKKTASLIASCCACGASSAGADAETTEKLRLFGEKVGIAFQIKDDLFDFGLDDVGKPVGNDIKEKKMTLPLIHALSIVDKSQKRKIINLVKNHNEDPKKVAEVIAFVKANGGMDYATEQMLKYQQEAFDILHSIPGGGEYKTGLEQLVRFTTERNK from the coding sequence ATGTTGACACTAGACGAAATACAACTTCCAATAAAAGAACATCTCAAGCGATTTGAAAAGACCTTTAAGGCCTCGATGCAAAGCTCGGTTCCCTTATTAGATCGTATCACGCGCTATATTATTAAGCAGAAGGGAAAACAGATGCGGCCGATGTTTGTTTTCTTTTCAGCTGGATTGGTAGGAGGCATCAAGGAGTCGACCTATCATGGCGCTTCCCTGGTTGAATTGCTCCATACGGCGTCACTCGTGCACGATGATGTGGTGGACAATGCGAACGAAAGAAGAGGATTCTTCTCCATCAATGCCCTTTGGAAGAACAAGGTGGCAGTCTTGGTGGGGGATTTCCTGTTATCGAAGGGTTTGCTGCTGTCGGTGAAGAATAAGGAATTTGAGCTGTTACGGATTGTATCCGAAGCCGTAGAAGAGATGAGTGAGGGTGAGCTTCTTCAGATTGAAAAAGCCCGCCATTTGGACATCAAGGAGGAAATCTATTACGAGATCATCCGCAAGAAAACAGCGTCGCTGATTGCGTCCTGCTGTGCCTGCGGAGCTTCTTCTGCCGGTGCCGATGCAGAGACCACCGAAAAGCTGCGCCTATTCGGTGAAAAAGTAGGCATCGCTTTCCAGATTAAGGACGATCTTTTCGATTTCGGACTGGACGATGTGGGAAAACCTGTCGGCAATGACATCAAGGAAAAGAAAATGACCTTGCCCTTGATCCATGCACTTTCGATTGTGGATAAGAGTCAGAAACGGAAAATCATCAACTTGGTCAAGAACCACAATGAAGATCCAAAAAAAGTAGCCGAAGTCATTGCCTTTGTCAAAGCCAATGGCGGCATGGACTACGCAACGGAGCAAATGCTGAAGTATCAGCAGGAAGCTTTTGATATCCTCCATAGCATTCCTGGTGGAGGTGAATACAAAACAGGATTGGAACAATTAGTACGCTTTACAACAGAACGAAACAAATAA
- a CDS encoding TerC family protein, with translation MSHEALFMIGFIIFIILMLAIDLGLFSKSDKPVSLKVAAIMSAIWVTFALLFGLLLYYWGNELHNVHDIPRLKEVVANHMHNITINENDLVGSLKAYNKNLTLEYLTGYVVEYALSVDNIFVMVLLFSSFGIPEKYYHKVLVWGILGAIIMRCIFIFVGAALITKFGWILYLFGAFLVFTGINMYINRNKEEEVDPENHPVVKFMSKRFKVTHKLDQGKFFHEENGVKYMTPLFLVLIVIEFTDLIFAVDSIPAIFSVTKDPYIVFFSNIFAILGLRSMFFLLINIIHKFHYLKVGLAFLLIFIGAKMLLHSYLKDWGFTTSHSLIVILGILAISIIASLMFPKKEDYTKA, from the coding sequence ATGAGCCACGAAGCACTATTCATGATCGGATTTATAATCTTTATAATCCTCATGTTAGCCATAGACCTTGGTCTATTTTCAAAAAGTGACAAACCTGTATCCCTGAAGGTCGCCGCCATCATGAGCGCCATTTGGGTCACATTCGCCCTCCTATTTGGTTTATTGCTGTATTATTGGGGAAATGAACTTCACAATGTACACGATATCCCGCGACTCAAAGAGGTTGTGGCCAATCACATGCACAACATCACCATTAATGAAAATGACCTTGTTGGCAGCTTAAAGGCCTATAATAAAAACCTGACCCTGGAATATCTAACCGGCTATGTCGTGGAATACGCCCTATCCGTAGATAATATCTTCGTGATGGTCCTCCTGTTCAGCTCATTTGGTATTCCGGAAAAATATTACCATAAAGTATTGGTTTGGGGTATTCTTGGTGCCATCATCATGCGTTGTATCTTCATCTTTGTAGGTGCTGCCTTGATTACCAAGTTCGGCTGGATCTTATACCTATTCGGTGCATTCCTAGTATTTACGGGTATCAACATGTACATCAACCGTAACAAAGAGGAAGAAGTGGATCCGGAGAACCACCCGGTTGTAAAATTCATGTCGAAGCGCTTTAAGGTGACCCACAAATTGGATCAAGGAAAATTCTTCCATGAAGAAAACGGCGTGAAATACATGACACCTTTATTTCTGGTGCTGATCGTTATTGAATTCACAGATCTAATCTTTGCCGTTGACTCCATCCCCGCGATCTTCTCTGTAACCAAGGATCCATACATTGTATTCTTCTCGAATATCTTTGCCATCCTGGGCTTACGTTCGATGTTCTTCCTATTGATCAACATCATCCATAAGTTCCACTACCTGAAGGTCGGATTGGCGTTCCTATTGATTTTTATCGGTGCGAAGATGCTATTGCACAGTTACCTGAAAGATTGGGGATTCACGACCAGTCATTCCCTGATCGTTATCTTAGGTATCCTAGCGATCAGTATTATTGCATCGCTGATGTTCCCGAAAAAGGAAGATTACACCAAAGCATAA
- a CDS encoding aminopeptidase C, whose protein sequence is MNWSKSILMAAAFFAATQVQAQDNLINALKGNVSDNSKEGFKFTEVINLGKTSIKDQGSSGTCWSYSGNSFLESEMIRMGKDPVEISQIYTARNTYVEKAKNFVRLHGKQAQGDGGQLHDVLTIFRKYGAVPYEVYTGLPEGQTRNNFSEMSPILQSITESVAKSKKPTANWLKAFTGAMDSYLGEVPENFQYKGKTYTPRTFADQVIGINPDDYVGISSFEEHELYKRFVLLIPDNWSFESFYNVKINDLTDIIDHALSKGYTVAWATDVSEKTFSWKNGVAFVPEKPIEKMTKEEVDNLFNGPKPEAKITAQQRQAAFDNYETTDDHGMHIVGLVKDQTGKEYYIVKNSWGATNDYQGYMYATKEFVRYKTISLMLHKKALDKNMQKQLGI, encoded by the coding sequence ATGAATTGGAGTAAATCTATTCTAATGGCAGCTGCTTTCTTTGCAGCTACACAAGTACAAGCACAAGATAACCTTATAAACGCCCTTAAAGGCAATGTTAGTGACAACTCAAAAGAAGGATTTAAGTTCACCGAGGTGATCAATTTAGGTAAGACGTCTATCAAGGACCAAGGATCTTCCGGTACCTGTTGGTCGTACTCCGGAAACTCTTTCCTGGAGTCTGAGATGATCCGTATGGGTAAGGATCCGGTTGAGATTTCCCAAATCTACACCGCACGCAACACGTATGTGGAGAAAGCTAAGAATTTTGTCCGCTTGCACGGAAAACAGGCGCAAGGTGATGGCGGTCAATTGCACGACGTATTGACGATCTTCAGAAAATATGGTGCCGTTCCTTATGAAGTGTACACGGGACTTCCGGAAGGACAAACCAGAAACAATTTCAGTGAGATGAGCCCAATTCTACAATCCATCACGGAAAGCGTAGCGAAGAGTAAAAAACCGACCGCAAACTGGTTGAAAGCATTCACCGGTGCGATGGACTCCTACTTGGGTGAAGTACCTGAAAATTTCCAGTACAAAGGAAAGACGTATACGCCAAGAACATTTGCTGACCAAGTGATCGGTATCAACCCGGATGATTACGTTGGTATCTCGTCCTTTGAAGAACACGAACTCTACAAACGCTTTGTCCTGTTGATTCCTGACAACTGGTCCTTCGAGAGCTTCTACAACGTAAAAATCAACGACCTAACGGATATCATTGACCATGCACTATCCAAAGGATACACGGTTGCCTGGGCTACTGACGTATCGGAAAAAACGTTCAGTTGGAAGAATGGTGTAGCATTCGTTCCTGAAAAACCGATCGAGAAAATGACCAAGGAAGAAGTTGACAACCTATTCAACGGTCCGAAACCGGAAGCGAAGATTACGGCTCAACAAAGACAGGCTGCATTCGACAATTATGAAACTACGGATGATCACGGGATGCACATTGTAGGCTTGGTAAAAGACCAGACCGGCAAAGAATACTACATTGTAAAAAACTCTTGGGGTGCAACAAATGACTACCAAGGATATATGTACGCAACCAAGGAATTCGTGCGCTATAAGACAATTTCCTTAATGCTGCACAAGAAGGCATTGGATAAAAACATGCAAAAGCAATTGGGAATCTAA
- a CDS encoding thioredoxin family protein, whose product MKKLLLLLFTLPFLAIAQDKGIAFEHNTTWEKVKAKAKAENKHIFVDAFTTWCGPCKWMAANIFPQEKVGTFFNENFVNLKIQMDETAADNDDVKSWREEAKRFAKDYKVVAYPTFLIFNPQGELVHRIVGGGEADQFIALAKDGLNPDTQYETLVKKFNANPKDKAVAQATLAAAQKAYDKETSAKAMETIISNSTQEELLSADMLKLLSKNATSPSSKAFEVIRKNQAKVDEVLGAGKAANILSIAIINSEIAPVVSRSETDIFDKTVAEVAAKYPDVNIAPMVASYKPNYYARQKNWPAFRDAVQAYINMDPAKVSPSQLNSFAWAIFENCDDPACVESALAWSKKSLEAEENPMLIDTYANLLHKLGRTKEAIEWQEKALAKVDADSKAEYQATLDKMKKGEPTWVKDTE is encoded by the coding sequence ATGAAAAAGTTACTATTATTATTATTTACCCTTCCCTTCTTAGCGATAGCGCAGGATAAAGGGATCGCCTTCGAGCACAATACGACTTGGGAGAAGGTAAAGGCCAAAGCAAAAGCAGAAAACAAACATATTTTTGTAGATGCATTCACGACTTGGTGCGGTCCATGTAAATGGATGGCGGCGAACATATTTCCACAGGAAAAAGTAGGAACGTTCTTCAATGAGAACTTTGTGAACCTGAAAATCCAGATGGATGAAACAGCTGCGGACAATGACGATGTAAAGTCTTGGCGCGAAGAAGCGAAACGCTTTGCTAAGGATTACAAAGTTGTTGCTTATCCGACATTCTTGATTTTCAACCCACAGGGTGAGCTTGTTCACCGGATCGTAGGTGGTGGTGAAGCGGATCAATTTATTGCATTAGCAAAAGACGGATTGAACCCAGATACCCAATACGAAACGTTGGTTAAGAAATTCAATGCCAACCCGAAGGACAAGGCCGTTGCACAAGCTACATTAGCTGCAGCACAAAAGGCATACGATAAGGAGACTTCCGCAAAAGCGATGGAAACCATTATCAGCAACTCCACACAGGAGGAATTGCTTAGTGCGGACATGTTGAAGTTATTGTCGAAAAATGCGACATCCCCAAGCTCGAAGGCTTTTGAGGTTATCCGCAAGAACCAAGCGAAGGTTGACGAAGTATTAGGTGCGGGCAAAGCAGCGAATATCCTTTCGATTGCCATCATTAACTCGGAAATCGCACCGGTAGTATCTCGCTCGGAAACCGATATCTTCGACAAAACTGTTGCTGAGGTAGCGGCGAAATACCCAGATGTGAACATCGCACCGATGGTAGCAAGCTACAAGCCTAATTATTATGCACGTCAGAAGAATTGGCCAGCATTCAGGGATGCTGTACAGGCCTATATCAATATGGATCCAGCTAAGGTTTCGCCTTCACAGTTAAACTCATTTGCATGGGCAATCTTCGAAAACTGCGATGATCCAGCATGTGTGGAATCTGCATTGGCATGGAGCAAGAAATCCTTGGAAGCAGAGGAAAACCCAATGCTGATCGATACGTACGCAAATCTTCTTCACAAATTGGGAAGAACAAAAGAAGCGATCGAATGGCAGGAGAAAGCGTTGGCAAAAGTAGATGCAGATAGCAAAGCGGAATACCAAGCCACATTGGACAAAATGAAAAAAGGCGAACCTACTTGGGTAAAAGATACCGAATAA